The Triticum dicoccoides isolate Atlit2015 ecotype Zavitan chromosome 6A, WEW_v2.0, whole genome shotgun sequence genome has a window encoding:
- the LOC119314932 gene encoding cyclin-B2-2-like, producing the protein MKELKEIHMEDTEEEEMHDIDSCDFGNSLAVVEYVDGIYSFYRRTEVHYKFELLGEILFLTINIIDRYLARENVARKKLLLLLLQVYGTCRDNTNSICFFVLVF; encoded by the exons ATGAAGGAGCTGAAGGAGATCCACATGGAGGACACCGAAGAGGAGGAAATGCATGACATCGACAGCTGCGACTTCGGCAACTCCCTTGCGGTTGTTGAATATGTGGATGGAATTTACAGCTTCTACAGAAGGACCGAG GTCCACTATAAGTTTGAGCTACTGGGTGAAATTTTATTCCTTACTATCAACATCATTGATAGATACCTGGCCCGGGAAAATGTCGCTAGGAAGAAGCTGCTATTGTTGCTGTTGCAGGTTTATGGCACTTGCAGGGACAACACAAATTCCATCTGTTTTTTTGTCCTAGTATTTTAG